One window of Chloroflexota bacterium genomic DNA carries:
- a CDS encoding 4Fe-4S dicluster domain-containing protein, with translation MVVNEDRCVGCGLCISFCPSEALAAWGVCAIDKERCTDCLICVDYCPVDALEMTEESTK, from the coding sequence CTGGTAGTCAACGAAGATAGGTGTGTCGGCTGTGGCCTGTGCATCTCCTTCTGCCCCAGCGAGGCGCTGGCAGCCTGGGGCGTCTGCGCCATAGACAAAGAGCGCTGCACCGACTGTCTTATCTGTGTCGATTACTGCCCTGTGGACGCCCTGGAGATGACGGAGGAGAGCACAAAATGA
- a CDS encoding NAD(P)/FAD-dependent oxidoreductase produces the protein MKQQKYDVAVIGAGMGGLCAAALLVHHGYRTLVVEKLPFVGGRASSFSYKGFTLPTGSLYVETGGVVEGIFKEVGADFPVRPFPIDLCFRIGGKDYVMAKKGGLRGLISNFASEKETQSVMAALRRAFAWNEPSASISIRDWLLQYTQNDKVLAVFRGLSTYQCVNFCDMPASEFVRQLKLGGGATAGAPPQGFLELMNQLVKAIEAKGSRVWTGCRAKRIIAEEGMTKGIVIERGADQIEIAANAVISDVGPHQTVDLSGRGNFEKGYLKELREKVLPLSYIGLAISSNSPLVDFRGVTFLPEGRRQVSVMCTSLVYPEYAPQERHLLQAWATPDSSFLPLDPKKEIDMVVQDLREAIPRFDREAEILHVSYWQKDWPMYRALPGAISQKTPVENLYNVGDGVAPLVPLGLPGCAQSARIVVDDIKQQMKPGAA, from the coding sequence GTGAAGCAACAGAAGTACGACGTAGCCGTCATCGGCGCTGGCATGGGGGGGTTATGTGCCGCAGCACTCCTGGTGCACCATGGTTACAGAACGCTCGTCGTCGAGAAACTGCCCTTCGTGGGCGGCAGAGCGTCTTCCTTCAGTTATAAGGGCTTCACCCTGCCCACTGGTTCGCTGTATGTGGAGACGGGAGGAGTGGTGGAAGGCATATTCAAGGAGGTCGGGGCCGATTTCCCGGTGCGCCCCTTCCCCATCGACCTTTGTTTCCGCATTGGCGGGAAGGACTACGTCATGGCCAAGAAGGGCGGACTGAGGGGGCTGATTTCCAACTTTGCTTCCGAGAAGGAGACCCAGAGTGTGATGGCTGCTCTCCGCCGTGCTTTTGCCTGGAATGAGCCTTCCGCTTCCATATCAATCCGCGATTGGCTTCTTCAGTACACTCAGAACGATAAGGTGCTGGCTGTATTCCGCGGGCTCTCTACCTATCAGTGCGTCAACTTCTGTGATATGCCTGCCAGTGAGTTCGTGCGACAGCTCAAACTGGGCGGCGGGGCAACAGCCGGCGCTCCACCGCAGGGGTTCCTGGAGCTAATGAACCAATTGGTCAAGGCAATTGAGGCAAAAGGCAGCCGGGTCTGGACTGGCTGCCGCGCGAAGCGCATCATTGCGGAGGAGGGGATGACTAAGGGAATAGTGATAGAGCGAGGAGCAGACCAGATAGAAATAGCCGCCAACGCCGTTATCAGCGACGTTGGCCCTCACCAGACAGTGGATCTGTCAGGGAGAGGAAATTTTGAGAAAGGATATCTGAAGGAACTGCGGGAGAAGGTACTGCCGCTGTCCTACATTGGGCTGGCCATCTCCAGCAACAGTCCGCTGGTGGATTTCCGGGGTGTTACGTTTCTCCCCGAAGGCCGCAGGCAAGTCAGCGTGATGTGCACCAGCCTGGTTTATCCAGAATATGCGCCTCAGGAAAGGCACCTGCTGCAAGCGTGGGCTACTCCGGATTCGTCCTTCCTTCCCCTGGATCCAAAGAAAGAAATAGACATGGTAGTGCAGGACTTGAGGGAGGCCATCCCGCGCTTCGACAGAGAGGCTGAAATCCTGCATGTCAGCTACTGGCAGAAGGACTGGCCAATGTACCGTGCCCTGCCTGGAGCTATCTCTCAGAAGACTCCAGTGGAAAACCTGTATAATGTTGGCGATGGCGTAGCGCCGCTGGTGCCCCTCGGCCTTCCTGGCTGCGCTCAAAGCGCCCGCATAGTGGTGGATGACATCAAGCAGCAGATGAAGCCCGGTGCTGCTTGA
- a CDS encoding aminotransferase class I/II-fold pyridoxal phosphate-dependent enzyme, translating into MTSHHVKNRIARRVSEVPPSGIRKFFDLISSLEGGISLGVGEPDFTTPWHISEAAIRSLEQGYTMYTSNAGMPELRKELASYLEAAYGLSYDPATELLITNGVSEGLDLAVRAILDPGDEVIIPDPSFGAYPACVLFAYGVPVRIPTNSDDGFQLSAADIEARITNRTKAILMGYPANPTGAVMETGKIAEIAEVARRHNLTVISDEIYNLLVYDTEPTCFACLPEMKGRTILLGGFSKAFAMTGWRIGYAAGSAEIIGAMTKIHQYTAMCASTMGQMAAIEALKSGLPDARRMVEEYDRRRRVIVRGLNDIGLSCFEPKGAFYAFPSIAVTGLSSEGFAEKLLVEDKVAVVPGTAFGPSGEGHVRCCYATSLQDIEEALKRMARFVERHRRP; encoded by the coding sequence ATTACCAGTCACCATGTGAAGAATCGAATTGCGAGGCGGGTAAGTGAAGTCCCGCCTTCAGGTATAAGGAAGTTTTTTGATCTGATTTCCTCTTTGGAGGGAGGCATCTCTCTGGGGGTTGGTGAACCAGACTTCACCACTCCGTGGCATATTTCGGAGGCAGCCATCCGATCCCTGGAGCAGGGCTATACCATGTATACCTCGAATGCCGGGATGCCAGAATTGCGGAAGGAACTGGCTTCCTACCTCGAGGCTGCTTATGGCCTGAGCTACGATCCTGCCACTGAGTTGCTTATCACCAATGGCGTCAGCGAGGGGCTCGACTTGGCTGTGCGGGCGATACTCGACCCCGGCGATGAAGTGATAATTCCCGATCCGTCCTTTGGTGCCTACCCGGCCTGCGTGCTTTTTGCCTATGGTGTGCCAGTCCGCATCCCCACCAATTCTGACGACGGATTCCAGCTCTCCGCTGCCGATATCGAGGCCAGAATCACGAACCGTACCAAGGCCATTCTTATGGGTTATCCTGCCAATCCTACCGGTGCGGTGATGGAAACAGGCAAGATCGCTGAGATAGCCGAAGTGGCCAGGCGGCACAATCTGACGGTCATCTCTGATGAAATCTATAACCTCCTGGTCTACGACACTGAGCCTACCTGTTTTGCCTGCCTGCCGGAGATGAAGGGGCGGACTATTCTGCTCGGCGGCTTCTCCAAGGCCTTCGCCATGACGGGATGGCGGATCGGCTATGCTGCTGGCAGCGCTGAGATAATCGGCGCCATGACCAAGATTCATCAGTATACGGCCATGTGTGCTTCCACCATGGGACAGATGGCGGCCATCGAAGCCCTGAAGTCCGGGTTGCCGGATGCCAGGCGGATGGTAGAGGAGTACGACCGGAGGCGGCGGGTGATCGTCAGAGGGCTGAACGATATCGGACTGAGCTGCTTTGAGCCCAAGGGCGCTTTCTATGCCTTCCCTTCTATAGCTGTCACCGGGCTCTCGTCAGAGGGCTTCGCCGAGAAGCTGCTGGTAGAGGATAAGGTTGCAGTGGTGCCGGGTACGGCCTTCGGTCCGTCCGGGGAGGGACATGTCCGCTGTTGCTACGCGACGTCACTCCAGGACATCGAGGAGGCGCTGAAACGCATGGCCCGGTTTGTCGAAAGGCATCGCCGTCCCTAG
- a CDS encoding Lrp/AsnC family transcriptional regulator produces the protein MKKIFEILEKDARVTPGQIATMTGMSQAEVKSIIEKAEKDRTIVKYSTMINWEKLGEEQVLALIEVRVQPQMDVGFNAIAERIYRFPEVRSAYLVSGGYDLAVLVSGRTMHEVAAFVTERLATLHGVQGTVTHFLLRRYKEDGEILTGGEEHRRLPVTM, from the coding sequence ATGAAGAAGATATTTGAAATTCTAGAAAAGGATGCCCGGGTGACGCCGGGGCAGATTGCTACCATGACTGGCATGTCCCAGGCTGAGGTCAAGAGCATTATAGAGAAAGCGGAAAAAGACCGGACCATCGTGAAGTATAGTACGATGATTAACTGGGAGAAGCTTGGAGAGGAGCAGGTGCTGGCGTTGATCGAAGTGAGGGTACAGCCGCAGATGGACGTGGGCTTCAATGCCATAGCTGAGCGCATCTACCGTTTCCCCGAGGTACGTTCGGCTTACCTCGTCTCCGGTGGCTACGATCTGGCTGTCCTGGTCTCAGGAAGGACCATGCATGAAGTGGCTGCCTTTGTGACTGAGAGGCTGGCTACCCTGCATGGCGTACAGGGAACAGTGACCCATTTCTTGCTCAGGCGCTACAAGGAGGACGGGGAAATCCTGACGGGCGGAGAGGAGCACAGGCGATTACCAGTCACCATGTGA